From the Helicobacter mustelae genome, the window GCGTTTTGCAGGAGCAAAAATTCCCAATTGCCAAAATCATCCCCCTAGCGAGTAAAAGAAGCAGCGGGGAAGAGATAAAAATCTTTGGCCAAAAGCACAGAATAAAAGAAACCACTCCTGAAATTTTTGCAAAAGAAGAGGTGGAGATTGCCTTTTTTTCCGCGGGTGGGGAGGTGAGTAAGGAGTATGCACCCCATGCAGTGGGCGCTGGTTGCCTTGTGATTGATAACACTAGTCATTTTCGCATGGACCCATCCATCCCGCTGGTGGTGCCAGGTGTGAATGATGAGGACATCGCGCAATGCAATGGCCCTGGCATCATCGCAAATCCCAATTGTTCCACCATCCAAATGGTCCAGGTGCTCGCCCCGCTACACAAAGCCTTTGGCATCAAGAGGGTGGATGTGAGCACCTATCAGGCCGTGAGTGGTGCAGGGAAAAGGGGCATGGAAGAGCTTGTGCATCAGATGCAAAAATTCTTTGCCTTTGAGCTTGAAGACGCAAGCCCTCAGGCCTTCCCGCATCGCATCGCACTCAATCTCATCCCCCAGATTGATAAATTCCTGCCTAATGACTTCACCAAAGAAGAGATGAAAATGATACAGGAGACTAACAAAATCCTGCATTCTCAGATTGCCATTAGCGCTACTTGCGTGCGAGTGCCAGTTTTGCGCAGTCATAGCGAATCTATCAGCATTACTTTTGAGCGAGAGGTCCCTGCCTTGGAAGCGCGTAAGATCCTAGAGCAGGCCAAATACATCAAGGTTTGTGATGCTCCAAAAGATCTCTTCTATCCCATGCCAATGAACGCCACAGACACCGATGAGACCTATGTGGGCAGGATTAGAAACGATCTCTATGATAGGAAAATCCTGCATCTGTGGTGCGTAGCAGACCAGCTGCGAGTGGGTGCGGCCACCAATGCCGTGCGCATCGCAGAGCTCTGGATCCAGAAAAACTAGAGTTTTTTGCTAGGGATTTTGCTAGCGGGGGCATTAGGGGCCATATATCCGCTGCGCTCTTTGTTTTCGCTTGTGCATGCACATCAAAGAGGTTTTATTCCCCTTAGGTCATTGAGAAAAATGTGTGAAGGCGCGCAGATTCACATGAGGTGTAGCGCAGGATTTAGCATAAGCTAAACGAGAAAAACAAGTAGCCTAGAGTTTTAGCTTTAGGAGTTCTTTTGGGACTTTGACTACGGTTTTGTGCACGCGCATCTGCTCCTCCAAACCCTCTAATGCCAGGCCGCCTGCGTGCACATCATCCTCAAAAAATATGGCCAAACTCCGAGGACTTAGCAGAATTTTTGAGAAATTCTCACAGGGTTCATAAAAGATGAGATCTCTTGCTTCATCAATTTTTTGGATGGTGAAATCCTCTTTATTTCCCAGTGCAAAAAATTCTTGCCCAAAGACCACCAGCTGAAAATCTACAAAGCGCAGATGCGTCTCATATACCGCGCAGTTCAAATCTTTGAGGCAATAGCTTTGCTCGATAGCAAACATCCCGTGTTGCAGCGGGATTTTTTCCTCTGCATTTTGGGAAAGAATGCGCTTGTGTATCGCGCTATTTGAGTCTATGGCGTCCAAGAGATAGGCGCAGAGACTTTGCATTGGTTCAGTTTTGTAAAAAAGATGTTTGAGGGAGGGAATTTTGCCAAGAAGTGCCATGATTTTTTGCCTTATATGATTTATTTTTTGTCGTTATAATCGCCGAATTGATTAAGCCAAGTTTTAAGGATTTTAATGATAGCAGAATTTTCCAATGTTGCGAATTTGCCCACAAAATTTGGCAAATTCAAAATCCAGAGCGTCAGGGAAAAAGTGCAAAATGGGAGCTTTGAGCACTGTGTTGTATTTAGTGAAAATCTAGGCGACATCCCGCTAGTGCGCGTGCATTCAGAATGTATGACTGGCGATGTGTTTGGCTCTTTGAAATGTGATTGTGGCAATGAATTGAATCTGGCCATGGAAAAGATTTCCCAAGATCCCATGGGTGGGATGCTGATTTATCTGCGCC encodes:
- a CDS encoding aspartate-semialdehyde dehydrogenase; its protein translation is MKKYNVAVVGASGAVGEEIFCVLQEQKFPIAKIIPLASKRSSGEEIKIFGQKHRIKETTPEIFAKEEVEIAFFSAGGEVSKEYAPHAVGAGCLVIDNTSHFRMDPSIPLVVPGVNDEDIAQCNGPGIIANPNCSTIQMVQVLAPLHKAFGIKRVDVSTYQAVSGAGKRGMEELVHQMQKFFAFELEDASPQAFPHRIALNLIPQIDKFLPNDFTKEEMKMIQETNKILHSQIAISATCVRVPVLRSHSESISITFEREVPALEARKILEQAKYIKVCDAPKDLFYPMPMNATDTDETYVGRIRNDLYDRKILHLWCVADQLRVGAATNAVRIAELWIQKN
- a CDS encoding YhcH/YjgK/YiaL family protein, translating into MQSLCAYLLDAIDSNSAIHKRILSQNAEEKIPLQHGMFAIEQSYCLKDLNCAVYETHLRFVDFQLVVFGQEFFALGNKEDFTIQKIDEARDLIFYEPCENFSKILLSPRSLAIFFEDDVHAGGLALEGLEEQMRVHKTVVKVPKELLKLKL